One genomic region from Fictibacillus marinisediminis encodes:
- a CDS encoding chemotaxis protein CheW: MNGQEIKVIVFQLENEEYGVDVHQVKSIERVSHITRIPRTPGFVKGVINLRGIVTPIIDLRSRFGMEEKQTDENTRIIIVNTDEMEVGLIVDSANDVLDIPTADIEPTPEVAGGINAEYLDGVAKIGDRLLILLQLDKVLNKEEVTQLHLIGNLG; this comes from the coding sequence ATGAACGGACAAGAGATAAAAGTTATTGTATTTCAATTAGAAAACGAAGAATACGGCGTAGATGTACACCAGGTGAAATCGATAGAGCGAGTTTCTCATATTACAAGAATTCCAAGAACTCCCGGGTTTGTAAAAGGTGTGATTAATCTTAGAGGAATTGTAACCCCGATTATTGATCTTCGCAGCCGATTCGGAATGGAAGAAAAACAAACGGATGAGAACACGAGAATTATTATTGTAAATACGGATGAGATGGAAGTCGGCCTGATTGTTGACTCAGCCAATGATGTGCTTGACATTCCAACTGCGGATATTGAGCCTACACCAGAGGTGGCAGGCGGAATAAACGCAGAATATCTGGACGGTGTTGCTAAGATTGGGGATAGACTGCTGATTCTACTTCAGTTAGACAAAGTGCTGAACAAAGAAGAAGTCACACAATTACATTTAATCGGTAATCTGGGATAA
- a CDS encoding FliA/WhiG family RNA polymerase sigma factor has translation MTSSSSVVEEQETWKKWHEDRDSEAGDILLRAYMPLVQYHVQRISVGLPKNVNRDELKSLGMLGLFDALEKFEPERDLKFDTYASFRIRGAILDGLRKEDWLPRSLREKTKRIETAIEKLEQQNLRTVSSFEVAEELGIEEDEVNSVISESFFANVLSIDEDNRDSESKEKIGYTIEDKKGLSPESEIVQSELHKELAEVITELNEKEQLVVSLFYFEELTFTEIGQVLGLSTSRISQIHSKALFRLRQVLKRYL, from the coding sequence ATGACATCTTCATCTTCTGTTGTAGAAGAGCAGGAAACGTGGAAAAAATGGCATGAAGACAGGGACAGCGAAGCCGGGGATATACTTTTAAGAGCGTATATGCCGCTGGTTCAATACCATGTGCAGCGAATCTCAGTCGGTCTGCCAAAGAACGTTAACCGCGACGAGTTAAAGAGCCTGGGCATGCTCGGCTTGTTTGATGCTCTGGAAAAATTCGAGCCCGAGAGGGATCTTAAATTTGACACGTATGCTTCCTTTCGGATCAGAGGAGCAATACTTGACGGGTTGAGAAAAGAGGACTGGCTTCCGCGGTCGCTGAGGGAAAAAACAAAAAGAATTGAAACGGCCATCGAGAAGCTCGAACAGCAGAATCTCAGGACGGTGAGTTCTTTTGAAGTAGCTGAAGAACTTGGAATTGAAGAAGACGAAGTGAATTCCGTCATCTCCGAAAGTTTTTTTGCGAATGTACTTTCCATCGATGAAGATAACAGGGATAGTGAGAGCAAAGAAAAGATCGGCTATACAATAGAAGATAAAAAGGGTCTGTCTCCAGAGTCAGAGATCGTACAGTCCGAACTGCATAAGGAATTGGCAGAAGTCATCACGGAATTGAATGAAAAAGAACAGCTTGTGGTCAGTTTATTCTATTTCGAAGAACTGACTTTCACAGAGATCGGCCAAGTGCTCGGATTATCAACTTCACGGATATCTCAAATTCATTCCAAGGCTCTTTTCCGGCTAAGACAGGTGTTAAAACGGTATTTATAA
- a CDS encoding chemotaxis protein CheD produces the protein MSEVIKVGIAEISYGGPAAFIRTTGLGSCVGIILYDPITRMAGMAHVMLPDSSMSRTAEVNEGKFADTAVKALVKNMEIQGVRKIRLKAKIAGGAQMFQFSSGQESMRIGPRNVEAVKSGLADLGIPLVAEDTGGDKGRTIEFNTDTFELLIKTVHQKEFII, from the coding sequence ATGAGTGAAGTGATTAAAGTTGGCATAGCAGAAATCTCCTATGGAGGCCCGGCCGCGTTTATCCGGACAACCGGGCTTGGATCTTGTGTAGGCATTATCCTTTATGATCCGATAACAAGGATGGCAGGTATGGCGCATGTCATGCTGCCGGATTCATCAATGTCAAGAACAGCTGAAGTTAATGAAGGAAAGTTTGCAGATACGGCAGTAAAAGCTCTTGTGAAAAATATGGAGATACAAGGTGTCAGGAAGATCCGGCTGAAAGCTAAAATAGCAGGCGGTGCGCAGATGTTTCAATTTTCTTCAGGCCAGGAATCCATGCGGATCGGCCCGAGAAATGTGGAAGCCGTGAAGAGCGGACTGGCGGATTTAGGGATACCGCTGGTCGCTGAGGATACGGGCGGAGATAAAGGAAGAACGATTGAGTTTAACACAGACACATTTGAGCTGCTGATCAAAACCGTACACCAAAAAGAGTTCATCATTTAA
- the flhF gene encoding flagellar biosynthesis protein FlhF — translation MKVKKYSAPTIQEAMKKIRGELGSEAVILQSREVQTGGFMGFFTKTSIEIVALLDAEPVPATKKHPVNRQDSPPLQNEPDKTAKSLTQDINELKQMVKRLSSGDSGTVIHESIPFWEGFLRNRGLSESVIASIVSEMAEKCDLLHGSENKDIDWFPWISDWMLSRIKNDGWNGFNYETKYLNVMGPTGVGKTTTLAKLAAKAKLNDGKKVAFITTDTYRIAAIEQLKTYAAILDVPIKVAHSAEDFQLAKREFSECDLVLTDSAGRNFLNSTYVHELQGLLVSNDEMTNYLVLSLTSKFEDMKKTIEQFKEAGIDRYIFTKKDETSSLGSLMNLLIEERISAAYITNGQNVPDDIFEPKPEDIIEMFLEAKVNA, via the coding sequence ATGAAGGTGAAAAAATACAGCGCTCCTACCATTCAGGAAGCTATGAAAAAAATTCGGGGAGAGCTTGGAAGTGAAGCGGTCATTTTGCAAAGCCGGGAGGTCCAGACCGGTGGTTTTATGGGGTTCTTTACAAAGACGAGCATTGAAATAGTTGCTCTTCTTGATGCAGAACCGGTGCCTGCCACAAAAAAACATCCGGTAAACAGGCAAGATAGTCCTCCGTTGCAGAATGAACCAGACAAAACTGCGAAGAGTTTAACCCAAGACATCAATGAATTGAAACAGATGGTAAAACGATTGTCATCTGGGGATTCCGGCACTGTCATCCATGAATCCATCCCGTTCTGGGAAGGCTTCTTACGGAATCGCGGTCTGAGTGAATCTGTGATTGCCTCAATCGTTTCAGAGATGGCAGAGAAGTGTGACTTGCTGCATGGCAGCGAAAACAAAGACATTGATTGGTTTCCCTGGATTTCAGATTGGATGCTCAGCCGGATCAAGAATGATGGCTGGAACGGTTTTAACTATGAAACAAAATATTTAAACGTCATGGGACCGACGGGAGTTGGCAAGACGACTACCTTGGCGAAGCTGGCAGCAAAAGCCAAGCTGAATGATGGGAAAAAGGTTGCTTTTATTACAACAGACACTTACCGGATCGCTGCGATCGAGCAGTTGAAAACTTATGCCGCCATTTTAGATGTACCGATAAAAGTAGCGCACAGTGCAGAAGATTTTCAGCTTGCAAAAAGGGAGTTCAGCGAGTGTGATCTGGTATTGACCGATAGTGCGGGCCGCAATTTTCTGAACAGCACGTACGTGCATGAACTACAGGGCCTTCTGGTATCAAATGATGAGATGACGAACTATCTGGTCTTATCATTAACTTCCAAATTTGAAGATATGAAAAAGACGATCGAGCAATTTAAAGAAGCGGGTATTGATCGATATATTTTTACAAAAAAGGATGAAACGTCATCGCTCGGTTCCTTGATGAACCTCTTGATCGAGGAGCGTATATCAGCCGCTTACATTACAAATGGACAAAATGTTCCTGACGATATATTTGAACCAAAACCGGAAGATATCATTGAAATGTTCTTAGAGGCAAAAGTGAATGCGTGA
- a CDS encoding MinD/ParA family protein codes for MRDQAEILRLKIEAASSEQPTKVFSVLSGKGGVGKSNIAVNFSLALSKLGKRVLLVDLDIGMGNVNILLGSPSRRTIVDLLDQRLSIWEIIEKGPGNLSFIAGGSGLTRMVDMDERKSAFFAAQLQDLSSIYEYIVFDIGAGVSETSLNFLMAGHEAILVTTPEITSVTDAYSMIKMLHARCPELPVFTVINQCRSTREAIEVHQRLAKVTSEFLNKEIKNLGSVPFDPSVQLAVKRQKPFLLHQPRSPASAGIIRAAHQFSGNVNEEQSISYQRFIERLTAFFKKGRDESWKR; via the coding sequence ATGCGTGATCAAGCTGAAATTCTGCGTTTGAAGATAGAAGCGGCTTCATCTGAACAGCCGACGAAAGTATTTTCCGTTTTGAGCGGAAAGGGCGGAGTCGGCAAGTCCAACATAGCGGTGAATTTTTCTCTGGCACTTAGCAAGCTGGGAAAGAGGGTGCTGCTGGTCGACCTTGATATCGGGATGGGAAATGTCAATATTCTGCTAGGGTCTCCTTCTAGGAGAACGATCGTTGACCTTCTGGACCAGCGGCTATCTATCTGGGAAATCATTGAAAAGGGCCCTGGCAATCTAAGCTTTATTGCCGGGGGGAGCGGCCTCACCCGGATGGTTGATATGGACGAAAGAAAATCAGCATTTTTTGCTGCGCAGCTTCAGGACCTTTCCAGTATCTATGAATATATCGTTTTTGACATCGGGGCGGGTGTTTCAGAGACAAGCCTGAATTTTCTCATGGCCGGGCATGAAGCTATTCTTGTTACAACCCCGGAGATTACGTCTGTTACCGATGCGTACTCTATGATCAAAATGCTTCATGCCAGATGCCCAGAACTTCCGGTTTTTACGGTAATCAATCAATGCCGGAGTACCCGGGAGGCAATAGAAGTTCATCAGCGTTTGGCAAAGGTAACAAGTGAGTTTCTTAACAAAGAGATTAAGAATCTTGGATCTGTTCCCTTTGATCCTTCCGTTCAGCTCGCTGTAAAGCGGCAGAAACCGTTTCTGCTGCACCAGCCCCGATCACCAGCAAGTGCTGGGATCATCAGAGCGGCACATCAGTTCTCAGGGAATGTGAATGAAGAACAGTCTATTAGCTATCAGCGTTTTATTGAAAGGCTCACGGCTTTTTTTAAGAAAGGCAGAGATGAATCTTGGAAAAGATAA
- the tsf gene encoding translation elongation factor Ts produces the protein MAVTAQMVKELREKTGAGMMDCKKALTETNGDMEKAIDFLREKGIAKAAKKADRIAAEGLTSVVVDGNKAVILEVNSETDFVAKNENFTALISVLAKHLLEANVSSVEEALSSEIKSEGISVNDYLNNAIAKIGEKISLRRFQIIEKGENAAFGAYLHMGGRIGVLSVLEGTTDEAVAKDVAMHVAAVNPRYISRDAVSEEEVAREREVLTQQALNEGKPENIVAKMVEGRLGKFFEEICLNDQSFVKDPDQKVGKYVASKGGTVKAFVRFEVGEGMEKREDNFAEEVMSQVKK, from the coding sequence ATGGCAGTAACAGCTCAAATGGTAAAAGAATTGCGCGAAAAAACAGGCGCGGGGATGATGGATTGCAAAAAAGCTTTGACAGAAACAAACGGTGACATGGAAAAAGCAATCGACTTCCTTCGTGAAAAAGGAATCGCGAAAGCAGCTAAAAAAGCTGACCGTATCGCTGCAGAAGGTTTAACTTCTGTTGTTGTAGACGGAAACAAAGCTGTAATCCTTGAAGTGAACTCAGAAACTGACTTTGTTGCGAAAAACGAAAACTTCACAGCATTGATCTCTGTGCTTGCTAAGCACCTACTTGAAGCGAACGTTTCTTCTGTAGAAGAAGCACTTTCTTCAGAAATCAAAAGTGAAGGCATTTCCGTTAACGATTACCTAAACAATGCGATCGCTAAAATTGGAGAGAAAATCTCCCTTCGCCGTTTCCAAATCATTGAAAAAGGCGAAAATGCCGCATTTGGAGCTTACCTTCACATGGGCGGACGCATCGGCGTACTTTCTGTACTAGAAGGAACTACTGACGAAGCAGTTGCGAAAGACGTAGCTATGCATGTAGCTGCAGTCAACCCTCGCTACATCTCCCGTGATGCAGTAAGCGAAGAAGAAGTAGCGCGTGAGCGTGAAGTTCTTACTCAACAAGCTCTAAACGAAGGAAAGCCTGAAAATATCGTTGCTAAAATGGTAGAAGGGCGCCTTGGCAAGTTCTTCGAAGAGATCTGCTTGAACGACCAGTCTTTCGTCAAAGACCCAGATCAAAAAGTAGGTAAATATGTGGCTTCTAAAGGCGGAACTGTAAAAGCATTCGTTCGTTTTGAAGTTGGAGAAGGAATGGAAAAACGCGAAGATAACTTCGCTGAAGAAGTAATGTCTCAAGTTAAAAAGTAA
- a CDS encoding chemotaxis protein CheA yields MEMSQYLDIFIEESKEHLQSMNEQVLLLEKQPDELSIVQEIFRSAHTLKGMSASMGYEDLANLTHIMENVLDGIRNHKLTVTQEILDALFVSIDHLEEMVLSIGNGGDGKKDVEDIVRLLHAIESGKSEEPPQNKQEQSKAGQAIFDEYELTIMKQSLEQNFHVYQISVELRDDCLLKAVRAYMAFETLEQMGEVVKSVPSVDLIEQEKFEREFQVTLISKEQPETIQNNLLKVSEIDKVSVESIMAEHIVQNEAEEADPEEEKTGADMKGEPAQKTSSSAGSKTIRVNIDRLDRLMNLFEELVIDRGRLEKISKDLKSNDLNETVERMSRISSDLQDIILNMRMVPVDQVFNRFPRMIRGLAKDLGKSVSLEITGAETELDRTVIDEIGDPLVHLLRNSIDHGIEKPEKRAEAGKSKIGTIHLRAYHSGNHVFIEIQDDGAGINRHKVLERAIERGIVNRELSEDFTDKQVFELLFASGFSTADVISDISGRGVGLDAVKNKIESLGGFVTVDSREGSGSLFSIQLPLTLSIISSMLVKAGEETYAIPLSSIIETALIKKSDIMTVHHQPMIDFRGKVVPLISLSELFEVPGPGWDEKDRSSVVIVKKGDKMAGLAVDSLIGQQEIVLKSLGNYLASVFAVSGATILGDGQVALILDCNALIK; encoded by the coding sequence ATGGAAATGAGTCAATACTTGGATATTTTTATTGAAGAAAGTAAAGAACATTTACAATCAATGAATGAACAGGTTCTGCTTTTAGAAAAACAGCCTGATGAATTATCGATCGTTCAGGAAATTTTCCGTTCAGCCCATACGCTGAAAGGTATGTCTGCTTCAATGGGTTATGAAGATCTAGCGAACCTGACTCATATTATGGAAAACGTGCTCGATGGCATAAGGAATCACAAGCTGACCGTTACGCAGGAAATCCTGGACGCTTTGTTCGTTTCCATTGATCACCTGGAAGAGATGGTGTTATCCATTGGCAACGGAGGAGATGGAAAAAAAGACGTGGAAGATATCGTACGCCTTCTTCATGCCATCGAGTCTGGAAAGAGCGAGGAGCCTCCTCAAAATAAACAAGAACAGAGCAAGGCAGGACAAGCGATATTTGATGAATATGAATTGACGATCATGAAACAGTCACTTGAGCAAAACTTTCACGTATACCAAATATCTGTTGAACTTCGCGATGATTGTCTGCTAAAAGCCGTAAGGGCGTACATGGCATTTGAAACATTGGAACAGATGGGTGAAGTGGTGAAATCAGTCCCTTCGGTAGATCTAATCGAACAGGAAAAATTCGAACGGGAATTTCAAGTAACCCTCATCTCAAAAGAACAGCCTGAGACCATTCAAAACAACCTTTTGAAGGTGTCTGAGATTGATAAGGTTTCAGTAGAAAGTATTATGGCAGAACACATTGTTCAGAACGAAGCAGAAGAGGCGGATCCGGAGGAAGAAAAGACTGGAGCTGATATGAAGGGCGAGCCCGCTCAAAAAACATCTTCATCTGCCGGAAGTAAAACAATCAGAGTTAACATAGACCGGCTGGATCGCCTGATGAACCTTTTTGAGGAACTGGTCATCGACAGGGGACGCCTTGAGAAGATATCAAAAGATTTGAAAAGCAATGATTTAAATGAAACGGTCGAAAGGATGTCGAGAATTTCATCTGATCTGCAGGACATCATTTTAAACATGAGAATGGTGCCGGTAGACCAGGTGTTTAACCGCTTTCCGCGTATGATACGGGGATTGGCAAAAGACCTTGGGAAATCAGTCTCTCTTGAGATAACAGGGGCAGAAACAGAACTTGACCGGACGGTGATCGATGAGATCGGTGACCCGCTTGTGCACCTGCTGCGAAATTCCATTGACCATGGAATCGAGAAACCCGAAAAGAGGGCTGAAGCGGGAAAAAGCAAGATCGGTACGATCCATCTTAGGGCGTACCATAGCGGAAATCATGTGTTTATCGAAATTCAAGATGATGGAGCAGGAATTAACAGGCACAAAGTACTCGAACGTGCCATTGAGAGAGGAATTGTAAACCGGGAATTATCAGAAGATTTCACGGATAAACAAGTTTTTGAATTATTGTTCGCATCTGGCTTTTCAACAGCGGACGTTATCTCTGACATATCTGGAAGAGGGGTCGGCTTAGATGCAGTGAAAAATAAAATTGAATCGTTAGGCGGTTTCGTCACTGTAGATTCAAGGGAAGGCAGCGGTTCTTTATTTTCAATCCAGCTTCCCCTGACGCTTTCCATCATTTCTTCCATGCTCGTGAAGGCGGGGGAAGAAACGTATGCCATTCCTCTTTCTTCTATTATAGAAACGGCGCTGATAAAAAAGAGCGATATCATGACCGTCCATCATCAGCCAATGATTGATTTCAGGGGCAAAGTAGTTCCGCTTATTTCGTTGAGCGAACTGTTTGAAGTGCCTGGACCGGGCTGGGATGAAAAGGACAGAAGTTCTGTAGTCATTGTTAAAAAAGGAGACAAGATGGCGGGGCTTGCTGTGGATTCCCTGATCGGCCAGCAGGAGATTGTTTTGAAATCGCTGGGGAATTACCTGGCATCCGTCTTTGCAGTTTCGGGCGCAACTATACTGGGTGATGGTCAAGTTGCTCTTATTCTAGATTGTAACGCACTTATAAAATAA
- the rpsB gene encoding 30S ribosomal protein S2, with translation MAVISMKQLLEAGVHFGHQTRRWNPKMSRYIFTERNGIYIIDLQKTVKKVEECYNVMKDIAANGGKILFVGTKKQAQDSVKEEAARSGMYFINQRWLGGTLTNFGTIRKRINRLKELERMQEDGTFDVLPKKEVILLKKEMDRLEKFLGGIKEMNSLPDALFIVDPRKERIAVAEARKLNIPIIAIVDTNCDPDEVDHVIPGNDDAIRAVKLLTGKMADAIIEANQGGEEQEAQNDEETSA, from the coding sequence ATGGCAGTTATTTCAATGAAACAACTATTGGAAGCCGGCGTACACTTTGGACATCAAACACGTCGCTGGAATCCGAAAATGTCTCGTTACATCTTCACTGAGCGTAACGGCATTTACATCATCGATCTTCAAAAAACAGTGAAAAAGGTTGAAGAGTGCTACAACGTAATGAAAGACATCGCTGCAAACGGCGGTAAAATTCTTTTCGTAGGTACTAAAAAACAAGCTCAGGATTCTGTTAAAGAAGAAGCAGCTCGTTCTGGCATGTACTTCATCAACCAACGCTGGTTAGGTGGAACATTAACAAACTTCGGAACTATCCGCAAACGTATCAACCGTTTAAAAGAACTTGAAAGAATGCAAGAAGACGGGACTTTTGATGTTCTTCCTAAAAAAGAAGTTATTCTTCTTAAAAAGGAAATGGATCGTCTTGAAAAGTTCTTGGGCGGAATCAAAGAAATGAACAGCCTTCCAGATGCGCTATTCATCGTAGATCCTCGCAAAGAGCGAATCGCTGTAGCAGAAGCTCGCAAGCTGAACATTCCTATTATCGCTATCGTGGATACAAACTGTGATCCTGACGAAGTTGATCACGTGATTCCTGGTAACGATGATGCGATTCGTGCAGTAAAACTTCTGACTGGAAAAATGGCTGATGCTATTATCGAAGCTAACCAAGGCGGAGAAGAGCAAGAAGCTCAAAACGACGAAGAAACATCTGCATAA
- a CDS encoding DUF6115 domain-containing protein: MLYFLTTVSLVLNVLCFYLIAVLWQKQSGGGVALQDEQVKRELEDLLLAYASEMKEQNDEIMNLIKENCGTGPVKTEPAAENHIEDAKDSSPAAATENIQDAILHQDVLNYAESGYTAGEIAKMLDRGKGEIELILKFHGAR; encoded by the coding sequence ATGCTGTATTTTTTAACAACTGTCAGCTTAGTGCTGAATGTATTATGTTTTTATTTGATTGCCGTGTTATGGCAGAAACAGAGCGGCGGTGGAGTTGCTCTTCAGGATGAACAGGTAAAAAGAGAGCTTGAAGATCTGCTCCTTGCCTATGCCAGCGAGATGAAAGAACAGAACGATGAGATCATGAACCTGATCAAAGAAAACTGCGGCACAGGCCCTGTAAAAACCGAGCCTGCTGCTGAAAATCATATAGAGGATGCCAAGGACAGCAGCCCAGCTGCCGCAACAGAAAACATTCAGGACGCCATTTTGCATCAAGATGTTTTAAATTATGCGGAAAGTGGCTATACTGCAGGTGAGATTGCGAAAATGCTTGACAGGGGCAAGGGTGAGATCGAGCTGATCTTAAAGTTTCATGGAGCCAGATAA
- the pyrH gene encoding UMP kinase → MSTSKYKRVVLKLSGEALAGGKGSGIDPAVIQSIANQVKDIVELGVEVAVVVGGGNLWRGKAGSEMGMDRASADYMGMLATVMNSLALQDSLENIGVQTRVQTSIEMRQVAEPYIRRKAIRHLEKKRVVIFAAGTGNPYFSTDTTAALRAAEIEAEVILMAKNNVDGVYSADPTIDQTAVKYNTLSYLDLLKEGLAVMDTTASSLCMDNDIPLIVFSIMEEGNIKRVVIGEEIGTTIRGNN, encoded by the coding sequence ATGAGTACTTCAAAATACAAACGAGTAGTCCTAAAACTAAGCGGAGAAGCACTTGCCGGCGGAAAAGGCAGCGGAATTGACCCGGCTGTCATTCAGTCCATAGCCAACCAAGTCAAAGATATCGTTGAGCTTGGTGTAGAAGTTGCTGTAGTTGTTGGCGGCGGTAATCTATGGAGAGGCAAAGCGGGAAGTGAAATGGGAATGGATCGTGCTTCCGCTGATTACATGGGAATGCTTGCGACCGTTATGAACTCCCTGGCGTTGCAGGACAGCCTGGAGAACATCGGTGTTCAGACAAGGGTACAGACTTCAATTGAAATGCGTCAGGTAGCTGAACCGTATATTCGCAGAAAAGCTATTCGTCACCTTGAAAAGAAACGTGTTGTTATTTTTGCAGCAGGAACGGGAAATCCATATTTTTCAACGGATACGACAGCTGCTCTACGCGCTGCGGAAATTGAAGCTGAAGTCATACTGATGGCTAAAAACAATGTGGATGGCGTATATTCTGCTGACCCGACGATTGATCAAACAGCTGTAAAATACAATACTTTATCCTACCTTGATCTTCTGAAAGAAGGACTTGCAGTAATGGATACAACAGCCTCTTCTTTATGTATGGACAATGATATACCGCTTATCGTGTTCTCCATCATGGAAGAGGGCAACATTAAGCGTGTAGTTATAGGTGAAGAAATCGGAACGACGATTAGGGGGAATAATTAA
- a CDS encoding protein-glutamate methylesterase/protein-glutamine glutaminase, translating into MEKIKVLVADDSAFMRKMISDMLNSAEGIEVVGSARNGEEAFSKAMDLNPDVITMDVEMPVLTGIEAVKKITALKEIPIIMLSSTTKTGADNTILAMEAGAFDFIEKPSGAISLDIEKVKVELILKVRSALKNRKIGDSSADRPSNHCFNTGKMISTLHKPGGQKVILIGVSTGGPKALHHVFSKLPGNLTLPIVIVQHMPKGFTASLADRLDSISKVKVKEAVDGERLRAGTAYLAPGGYHVELKQDREGLAISLNTSEPVRGHRPSVDVLFNSASAVRCHAMAVVLTGMGSDGSSGILAIKKAGPSLIIAESEESSVVYGMPKAAAATGVVDQVVHIKDVADSILNFV; encoded by the coding sequence TTGGAAAAGATAAAAGTTTTGGTGGCTGACGACTCTGCTTTTATGCGAAAGATGATCAGTGATATGCTGAATTCTGCAGAAGGCATTGAGGTTGTCGGCTCAGCAAGAAACGGGGAAGAAGCGTTCAGCAAGGCGATGGATCTTAATCCGGACGTCATAACAATGGATGTCGAGATGCCGGTGCTTACCGGAATAGAGGCGGTAAAAAAAATTACAGCCTTGAAAGAGATACCGATCATCATGCTCAGCAGCACAACAAAAACTGGGGCCGATAATACGATTCTTGCAATGGAGGCCGGGGCGTTTGACTTTATTGAAAAGCCTTCGGGAGCGATTTCCTTGGATATCGAAAAAGTGAAGGTCGAACTGATTCTTAAAGTAAGGTCGGCGCTTAAGAATAGAAAAATTGGCGACAGCTCAGCAGATAGGCCTTCAAATCATTGTTTCAATACCGGAAAGATGATTTCAACATTACATAAGCCGGGCGGCCAAAAGGTGATCTTAATCGGTGTTTCTACCGGGGGCCCTAAAGCTCTTCACCACGTGTTTTCCAAGCTGCCAGGTAACTTAACCCTGCCTATCGTTATCGTCCAGCATATGCCGAAAGGATTTACGGCTTCGCTTGCCGACAGGCTTGATTCCATATCAAAAGTGAAGGTAAAAGAAGCAGTGGACGGCGAGAGGTTAAGGGCGGGAACAGCTTATCTGGCACCAGGAGGGTATCATGTGGAACTGAAGCAGGATAGAGAAGGACTGGCTATATCATTAAACACGAGTGAACCCGTAAGAGGACACCGGCCTTCTGTGGATGTTCTGTTTAACAGTGCATCTGCTGTAAGGTGCCATGCGATGGCTGTTGTGTTAACGGGTATGGGTTCGGATGGTTCTTCCGGCATTTTAGCAATAAAAAAAGCAGGACCATCGCTGATCATTGCTGAGTCTGAAGAGTCTTCCGTCGTATACGGCATGCCAAAAGCAGCCGCTGCTACCGGTGTAGTAGATCAAGTAGTTCATATTAAAGATGTTGCTGACAGTATTTTAAATTTTGTTTAG
- a CDS encoding chemotaxis protein CheC, giving the protein MAGYARLTGFHLDVLREVGNIGAGHAATALSELLGKTVDMRVPSVNIVSLQEMTELLGGTETVVAAVYLRMLGDAPGSMFFMLPLNQSKKLVSHMLAGEPYDPAEGVYSELTLSALQEAGNILSGSYLSALSDLTGMNIQPSVPSLSIDMAGAILGYGLIEISKSSDYAIIINTSLTEPENMHSDSIHGYFFLLPDPDSFEKIFDALGVPLHE; this is encoded by the coding sequence ATGGCCGGATATGCACGCTTGACGGGTTTTCACTTGGATGTACTGAGGGAAGTCGGAAACATAGGCGCAGGGCATGCGGCTACCGCTCTCTCAGAACTTCTCGGGAAAACCGTAGATATGAGGGTTCCTTCAGTGAATATTGTCTCCCTTCAGGAGATGACAGAACTTCTTGGAGGAACAGAAACGGTTGTGGCTGCAGTCTACCTGCGGATGCTTGGTGACGCTCCAGGATCGATGTTCTTCATGCTTCCCCTGAATCAGTCAAAAAAGCTTGTCAGCCATATGTTAGCCGGAGAACCATATGACCCGGCTGAAGGTGTGTATTCCGAACTGACCCTGTCTGCCCTGCAAGAGGCGGGCAACATCCTTTCCGGATCTTACCTGTCCGCCTTATCCGATCTTACAGGAATGAACATACAGCCATCTGTTCCATCACTGAGTATAGATATGGCAGGTGCTATCCTCGGCTATGGATTGATTGAAATATCGAAATCAAGTGATTACGCAATTATTATTAACACGTCACTTACCGAACCGGAAAACATGCACTCGGACAGTATACACGGATACTTTTTTCTGCTGCCTGATCCTGATTCGTTTGAAAAAATATTTGATGCGCTTGGAGTGCCTTTGCATGAGTGA